One region of Fibrobacter sp. UWEL genomic DNA includes:
- the rplP gene encoding 50S ribosomal protein L16 has product MLSPKRTLHRKQMKGRMKGVASRGNSIAFGEFGIQALEKCWLTARQIEAARIAMTRKIKRGGRVWIRVFPDKPITRHPAEARMGKGKGAVEFWAAVILPGRIIFEMGGVERELALEALHVAAQKLPLKCKIIEESEI; this is encoded by the coding sequence ATGCTGAGTCCTAAAAGAACATTACATCGTAAGCAGATGAAAGGCCGCATGAAGGGCGTCGCCTCTCGCGGTAACTCCATCGCCTTCGGCGAATTCGGCATTCAGGCTCTCGAAAAGTGCTGGCTCACTGCTCGTCAGATTGAAGCTGCTCGTATCGCCATGACTCGTAAGATCAAGCGCGGTGGCCGCGTTTGGATCCGCGTCTTCCCCGACAAGCCGATTACTCGCCATCCTGCTGAAGCTCGTATGGGTAAGGGTAAGGGCGCTGTCGAATTCTGGGCAGCCGTCATCCTCCCGGGTCGCATCATTTTCGAAATGGGTGGTGTTGAACGTGAACTGGCACTGGAAGCTCTCCACGTTGCCGCACAGAAGCTCCCCCTCAAGTGCAAAATCATCGAAGAATCGGAGATCTAA